Below is a window of Flavobacterium sp. CFS9 DNA.
GCTGGGCGGTATCTGTTTTTACAATCCCCACATTTTTTATGGAAGCTACCAGAAATAAAAAGACCACCGGCAATAATACGCCAATAGCAATATAAATATTCCAGGGAGCGTTTGCATCAACTTCCTTTAAATTGGGGCTAAAGGTAAAATAACAGAATGCTAAAGCAACAATATAGTTGAAGGCGATAATCTGGGTTGGATGTGTATTGTATTTTCGGGTTATTTTAAAAATAACACCTACAATTACACTGCACAAAATACTGAGGACAAGAAACAACATAGTATTAAATTTTGAACGCAAAAATAAACAAACCCGACAGGTTTTAAAAACCTGTCGGGTTTCGTTAGAAAAAATAGATTATAAACTACAATTTGCTGATATAACTTCCGTACATATCTTTAAATTGATGTCCTTGCGCAAATCGGTCTTTGCTCAGTTTTTTGTATTCGACCAATCCCCACAGAATAAATTCTTTCATGAAATACTGATCTTTTTTATCCAGTTGAGGCTGGTATTTTTTCAGCAAAACATCCAGCGGAGTTACTTCGTCTAAAATCTTCTGATACTCTGAGTCTGAAGCATCGTCTAACAATTCGAAACCGCTTTCGGCAAAAAACCATTCGATCACATCTGAATAAGGTGTTTTTTCTCCCGCTTTTTCAAGCTTTTCTATTCGCGGTAATAAGGTTGGAAATAAAGTCCTGATGGCTAAACCAATTAAATTTTGAGCTACTACAGCAGCTCCCTCCTGCTCTCCTTCGTAAACCAGTTCTACTTTTCCGGTAATAGCAGGAATGATCCCCACAAAATCAGACAAACGCAAAGTGGTTTTATCTACTCCGGCTTTTAAGGCACGTCGTTCTGCCGTACTCATTAAATTCTCGAAAGCGGTGATACTCATTCTGGCACTTACTCCGCTTTTATTGTCGATATATTCGCTTTCGCGTGCTTCAAAACTAATCTGTTCCAAAATATCTCTGGCCAGACCCGGCACATAGACTAATTGGTGTTGTGTTTCATCCAGTTTGGCTTCCTGTTCTGTAATAGCCCTCGCAATGGCAACGCTTTCAGGATAATGCGTAAGAATCTGCGAACCGATTCTATCTTTTAGAGGCGTTACGATACTTCCTCTATTGGTATAATCTTCCGGATTGGCTGTAAATATAAATTGCATATCCAAAGGCATTCTCAGTTTAAATCCTCTGATCTGAATATCACCTTCCTGCAAAATATTGAATAAAGCAACCTGAATTCTCGCCTGTAAATCGGGCAACTCATTAATCACAAAAATACAGCGATTGGCTCTCGGAATCATTCCGAAATGAATTACACGATCATCGGCATAGGAAAGCTTTAAGTTTGCTGCTTTTATGGGATCGACATCACCAATTAAATCAGCAACGGTAACATCAGGTGTGGCCAGTTTTTCGAAAAAACGCTCACTGCGATGGAGCCATGAAATTGGGGTATCATCTCCTTTTTCGGCAATTATATCTTTAGCAAAACGAGAAATAGGATTTAACGGATCGTCATTAATTTCCGAGTCCGTAACAAACGGAATGTATTCGTCTAACAATTCAACCATCTTGCGCGCCAAACGTGTTTTCGCCTGACCTCGAAGTCCTAATAAGTTAATATTATGACGGGAAAGAATAGCACGCTCCAATTCCGGAATTACCGTATTTTCAAAACCGTGAACACCTTCAAAAACAGGCTTTCCTGACTTTATTTTCTCCCGAAGATTATTACGCAATTCGTCTTTAATACTGGTGCTTTTGTAACCAACAGCTTTTAACTGTCCTAATGTTTTTATATTTTTTATTTCCATTTTTACTGATTGAAAAATTTCTAATTTGTTTTTTTTTTAAAACTTTTAATAGCCAATTGCTTCGACTTCGCTTAACGAGACCACCGAGACTTATGCTTCGACTCCGCTCAGCAGGACAATGGTGTCTGAGATTGGCACTGGACTCTTGCTTCGACTTCGCTCAGCAGGACACCGTCACTGAGACTGAGACTGAGACTGAGACTAAAACCAAGCCTAAACACTACCTCACTCTCTTCTTCCTATTCGTTTCATAATCTTCAAAAATCATCTCTCCCAGCCCTTTTAATCCGGTGTAAAATGCTTTTCCCTGATTGGCTTCGGTAAAATGGTTGACAAAACGCTGTAAATACGGATCGTTTGCAATCATGAATGTTGTGATCGGAATGTGTAATTTTCTGGCTTGCTGTGCCTGTGTGTAACATTTATCAACGATGTATTCGTCAAGTCCGTTGCTATTCATATAATAGGAACCGTCACGCTCGCGTACGCAGCTGGGTTTTCCATCGGTAATCATAAAAATCTGCTTGTTGGTATTTCGTTTTCTTCGCAAAATATCCATCGCTAATTGAAGTCCCGCAACGGTATTCGTATGATAAGGCCCCACTTGCAGATAAGGTAAATCTTTAATAGGGATGATCCAGGCATCATTTCCGAAAACCAAAATATCGAGTGTGTCTTTGGGATAACGTGTAGTAATTAATTCAGCCAAAGCCATGGCAACCTTTTTTGCAGGCGTAATTCGGTCTTCGCCGTACAGAATCATACTGTGGCTGATATCGATCATCAAAACGGTACTCATTTGAGCTTTATATTGGGTTTCTTCTACCACCAAATCATTTTCAGTTAGCATGAAACTTTCAACGCCGTTATTGATCTGGGCATTTCGCAGACTTTCTGTCAACGAAATTCTTTCTAATCCGTCTCCAAAACTAAACTCCCGAAATTCACCCGTATGTTCGTCACCATTTCCGGCATGTTTGGTTTTATGATTACCAGTCCCTGAACGTTTTAAATTACCAAAAATCTGATCCAAGGCCTGCTGTCTGATAGCGCGTTCAGTCTTGGCGGTAATACCAAAACCACCACTTCCATCAGGTTTAACTTCGTCTCTTATGTAACCTTTCTTTTTTAAATCTTCGATAAAATCATCGATCGTGTAGTTCTCGTCCGTTAGTTTGTATTCTATGTCTAACTCCCTTAACCAGCTGATTGCTTCGTCAAAATCACCCGAAGTATGGGTGATCAGCTCTTTAAAAATACCAAAAAGCTTTTCAAACGGAGACTGAAACGGAGCTTCGTACGACTTAAAATAAAAACCTTTTTTAAATTCGTTTTTCATAATTTTAAAATTACGCTATTTTAGAATTATGAAAAACGAAACGTTTATTAATTTTTAGTTAAAATATCTAACCAAAACCAATAACTAACAGCGTTAGGTCTGACAATTATTCAAACTTTCCGTCCACATAAAACCATTCGCTATTTTCAAATTTAAAAGTTGAAAACTCATAATGTACTTGTAGTTTATTGTCTGAATCCAGGAAATAGGCTTTAAATTCAACTGTGTTTTCCGTAAAACTAAGAATTTCGAGTCTCTGCCATTTATTAGCGGTTGCCCATTTTAAAATTTCGGTCTTAGAATAATATTTTCTTTCCGAAATATAAGTGGTTTCTAAAAGGTAATCTGCCTTGTGACTGGCATAAGCGGAATATCTGGAACGCATTAAAGCCAAAGCGGTTGGTGCTTTCTGATTGTTTTCAAGATACTGGCCACAGCAATTTTCGAACATTAATCCGGTATCGCAAAAGCACTTCTTACTCTCCATCAACCTGCTCTTCTCCGTTAATTTTCACATGCAGCTGATTCAATAAAACCTGATACCTGCTGATTTCTCTTAAATCTTCATCTTCTTCTGCATGATCAAGTAAATCATCCAGAGTATCACTTACTTCAAGCAATTTATTGTTCGCTTCTCTATTATTCTTTGCAGCAATTAAATCAATAATTTCCTGCACACTTGCTTTTAAATCTTCGTATTTACTCATCTGTATTGTTATTTTTTTTGTTTAAGGTTTCTAGTTTCAAGTTATTCTTAATTTGAAGTCCCTACAAAAAAACCTGAAACCTGAAACTTGAAACATTTTTACTCTCCTTTACTCTCGTTGAACTTTTTAATAATTTCTTTAAGTTTTTCTTTGCGGGTCAATTCTGCCTGCTTTGCTTTTGCCTGAGCCTTGTGCAACTTATCATTATGCTTTTTGATGTTCCTTTCGTTGTTGCGTCCCATTATATTTCTCTTTTAATTTCCTCTAAAGTTTTCTCCGTGTAAATCAATTCGTTGATAATTTGCTTTCTCAACTCATCAATATCATCATAATCAAAATGTTTTGCCCATGAAGTGAGCTGCTGCAGATTGCGAACTTGTTTGATTCGTTTTGTGGTTTCAAAACTGGTTCTTAAAACAGGTTTTCCATCATAATTTGGATTCTTCTTGTGCTGATACGTTACCAGATTCTGATCGAAGTCGGCTTCGATATAGTACAATTTTTCTTCAGCATTATCGGGATAAAATTCGTCCCAGGCCGCAAAACCTATTTTGGTTTTCGAAGCAGTTTCCGGCATCATTGCAACCAAACGCCATTTGCTGTTAGCCAGTCGTCCCCAGTGATTCGATACCCGATACATTCCGGCTTCTGTATAATAATAAGCGCTTCCCGCTTTGCTTTCAAACTGTTTCTTTAAACCTTCAATTTTATCTGAAAGTACTTCATGAAAAACACAAAAGGTATTTTTAAAGGAATTAGGATGTGGCTTGAAGTTTTTTTGCATGTGCAAATATACTGAGATTGTGACGAACTCCCTAAAACAAACATAATATTGATTAACTTTGCAGCTTCAATTTTAAAACAAACAAAATCATGTCTAAAGATCCACAAGGGAAAATGCTGCAAAAAGGAATTTATACGGGCATCATAGAAAAAGATGAAAACAACAACTACTTTTGTGGTGAGTACCTTTTAGATTATAAAATCGCACATACAAACTTCAATATAGGTGATTGGATTACCATTAAATCTGTTATCGAAAACCCAAGCGATATCAGCTATGATAAGTATCCAAAAAAATCTAAAAACTTCGATAAAGCGAATAATAAACCGGAGAACAAGTAATTACAGATTAGTTTCAAGTTTCAGGTCACTTTTAACGCAAAGACCGCAAAGATTTACGCAAAGTTCGCAAAGTTTTTATTTATGAAGCTTTGCGAACTTCGCTTTTGGAGTACATCTTATCCTAAAAAAATCCTTGCGGTTTTTGCGGTTAAGTATACCCAACACTCAGCCCCCGCAATCATAAACCTCAAACAAAAACAAATATTTTTCCGCTCAAAAGTAAAAAGTTAAAAAAAAGTGTACCTTTGCAAAAAATTTGTCGTTTTGAAGTAAAAAACAATCATTTCAAACTAATAGACAAGAAGTTACCTTTTATTTATGAAAAAAATAGTTGAATACCGCAAGTTACTAAATGTAGACAAAACTGCTGAATTAAAAGATTTAAAAACAATCTATCGTAATGCGATGAAAGAATCTCATCCTGATAAATTTCAAGGTGATGATGCTGGTTTAAAAGCTGCAGAAGAAAAAAGTAAAGCTATTATTGAGGCTTATCACTTCTTGGTAAGTATTAATCCTGAAACGATTAAACTTAATTTACCGGAATACACTGAAACGATTTCGACTTGTTCAATTACTGATTATAAATTTGTTGAAGGTCGTTTGATTATCGATTTCTCTAACGGAAGTGTTTACGAATACATCAGTGTTCCTAAAGCGACTTACGTGAAAATGGTAAATGCTGATTCTCCGGCAAGATTTGCAAAAAGACACATTCTTAATTCTTTCACATGGAGAAAGAAAACTAATCAAGAATAGATTTATACCAAAAATATCTACAAAAGCACTCTCGCAACAGAGTGCTTTTTTTATGCATAAAAATTTAAAAAAACGTTATTTATTTTCATTATAACGATATAATTAAGAGTTTTAAGTCAAATAAACCTCACAAACATTCTGATTACATGACAATTAAACCTAAAAAAACAATAACAAAATTTTAGGTTCCAAAATTCTTTATGTTTTATAATTTTAAATACTTTTGTTGCACAAATCAATTAACTAATTAATTTTTTATAATGAAAAAAATACTTTTTTTACTAACTGCTTCTGCAGCGATTATTTCTTGCAGCAAAGTTAAAGACGGAGAATACCTAATTACAGGAACTGCAACCGGTATTGAAAACGGAAAAACCATCATCCTTCAAGGTCAGGATCCAACAACAAAAATGGCTGTATCTCTTGACACTGTAAAAGTTGAAAACGGAAAATTCGAAATTAAAGGAAAAGTAACTGAACCAGCTTTTCATACTTTAATTGTTCAGGGAGCTAATGGCCCGATTCCATTCATCTTAGAAACAGGAGAAATTACTGTTGCAGTTGACAAAGACAGTATCCACAAATCTAAAATTTCAGGTACTTACAACAATGACGAGTATGTAAAATTCAATGAGGATATGACAAAAACGCAAAAAAGTTTAGTTGATTTCCAAAAGAAAAACACTCAAAAAATGCAACAAGCTCAACAAGCTCAGGATACAGCAACTATCAATAGCTTGATGAAACAATACATGACACTTCAAACAGAGGTTCAGGAAAACTCTAAAAAGAAATATTTAGCTTACGCTGAAACTCACCCAAAAGCATTTATCTCTGCTTTAATCATTCAAAGTATGATTAACGATCCAAGCACTGATATCAAAAAAGCGGAAGGTTTATACAACTCTTTAGATGAGTCTTTAAAAAACTCTACTCCTGGAAAAGAAATCAAAACTAAACTGGGACAAATGAAAAATCCTGCAGTTGGTGCATCAGCAGCTCCTGTTGGAAGCCCTAAATGAAGAGCAGATTTTTCAGCTCCAAATCCACAAGGAAAAGTAGTTTCGCTTAAAGAAAGCTTAGGCAAAGTAACTATCGTTGATTTCTGGGCATCATGGTGTGGTCCATGCAGAAAAGAAAACCCTAATGTGGTAGCTATTTACAAAGAATTACACGCTAAAGGTT
It encodes the following:
- a CDS encoding KTSC domain-containing protein is translated as MKKIVEYRKLLNVDKTAELKDLKTIYRNAMKESHPDKFQGDDAGLKAAEEKSKAIIEAYHFLVSINPETIKLNLPEYTETISTCSITDYKFVEGRLIIDFSNGSVYEYISVPKATYVKMVNADSPARFAKRHILNSFTWRKKTNQE
- a CDS encoding AAA family ATPase; the protein is MEIKNIKTLGQLKAVGYKSTSIKDELRNNLREKIKSGKPVFEGVHGFENTVIPELERAILSRHNINLLGLRGQAKTRLARKMVELLDEYIPFVTDSEINDDPLNPISRFAKDIIAEKGDDTPISWLHRSERFFEKLATPDVTVADLIGDVDPIKAANLKLSYADDRVIHFGMIPRANRCIFVINELPDLQARIQVALFNILQEGDIQIRGFKLRMPLDMQFIFTANPEDYTNRGSIVTPLKDRIGSQILTHYPESVAIARAITEQEAKLDETQHQLVYVPGLARDILEQISFEARESEYIDNKSGVSARMSITAFENLMSTAERRALKAGVDKTTLRLSDFVGIIPAITGKVELVYEGEQEGAAVVAQNLIGLAIRTLFPTLLPRIEKLEKAGEKTPYSDVIEWFFAESGFELLDDASDSEYQKILDEVTPLDVLLKKYQPQLDKKDQYFMKEFILWGLVEYKKLSKDRFAQGHQFKDMYGSYISKL
- a CDS encoding DUF4369 domain-containing protein; its protein translation is MKKILFLLTASAAIISCSKVKDGEYLITGTATGIENGKTIILQGQDPTTKMAVSLDTVKVENGKFEIKGKVTEPAFHTLIVQGANGPIPFILETGEITVAVDKDSIHKSKISGTYNNDEYVKFNEDMTKTQKSLVDFQKKNTQKMQQAQQAQDTATINSLMKQYMTLQTEVQENSKKKYLAYAETHPKAFISALIIQSMINDPSTDIKKAEGLYNSLDESLKNSTPGKEIKTKLGQMKNPAVGASAAPVGSPK
- a CDS encoding VWA domain-containing protein, translated to MKNEFKKGFYFKSYEAPFQSPFEKLFGIFKELITHTSGDFDEAISWLRELDIEYKLTDENYTIDDFIEDLKKKGYIRDEVKPDGSGGFGITAKTERAIRQQALDQIFGNLKRSGTGNHKTKHAGNGDEHTGEFREFSFGDGLERISLTESLRNAQINNGVESFMLTENDLVVEETQYKAQMSTVLMIDISHSMILYGEDRITPAKKVAMALAELITTRYPKDTLDILVFGNDAWIIPIKDLPYLQVGPYHTNTVAGLQLAMDILRRKRNTNKQIFMITDGKPSCVRERDGSYYMNSNGLDEYIVDKCYTQAQQARKLHIPITTFMIANDPYLQRFVNHFTEANQGKAFYTGLKGLGEMIFEDYETNRKKRVR
- a CDS encoding YchJ family protein; this translates as MESKKCFCDTGLMFENCCGQYLENNQKAPTALALMRSRYSAYASHKADYLLETTYISERKYYSKTEILKWATANKWQRLEILSFTENTVEFKAYFLDSDNKLQVHYEFSTFKFENSEWFYVDGKFE